A DNA window from Theobroma cacao cultivar B97-61/B2 chromosome 5, Criollo_cocoa_genome_V2, whole genome shotgun sequence contains the following coding sequences:
- the LOC18598164 gene encoding ethylene-responsive transcription factor ERF024, translating to MHYSKSNKSSRANTSSSSGGSASGAGASAATGRHPVYRGVRRRTSGKWVSEIREPRKPNRIWLGTFPTAEMAAIAYDVAALALKGQDAELNFPNSAASLPVPASTSPRDIQAAATSAAAALGAANDALFGNEDNEARNSPVGPDKPTTVDEFVDEDLIFDMPNVLVNMAEGMLLSPPRLDIAPAPAPADNAGDAENLWKFP from the coding sequence ATGCATTACTCAAAATCCAACAAAAGTTCTAGAGCTAACACTAGCAGCAGCAGTGGGGGCAGCGCTAGTGGAGCAGGCGCTTCTGCTGCTACAGGGCGGCACCCGGTCTATAGGGGCGTAAGGCGTCGGACTAGTGGGAAATGGGTGTCTGAAATTAGAGAGCCAAGAAAGCCCAACAGAATCTGGCTCGGTACATTTCCTACTGCTGAAATGGCAGCTATTGCCTACGATGTTGCCGCACTTGCCCTAAAAGGCCAAGATGCAGAGCTTAACTTCCCAAACTCGGCTGCTTCTTTGCCTGTGCCTGCCTCAACCTCCCCACGTGATATCCAGGCGGCTGCAACCTCAGCAGCGGCAGCTTTGGGGGCTGCAAATGATGCTTTATTCGGAAATGAGGATAATGAGGCTAGAAACAGTCCAGTAGGACCTGACAAACCCACTACGGTTGATGAGTTTGTCGATGAGGATTTGATCTTTGATATGCCTAATGTTCTTGTCAATATGGCTGAAGGGATGCTTCTTAGCCCTCCCCGCTTGGACATTGCTCCTGCTCCTGCTCCCGCCGATAACGCTGGAGATGCTGAGAACCTTTGGAAATTCCCTTAA